The Pseudanabaena galeata CCNP1313 genome includes a region encoding these proteins:
- the trxA gene encoding thioredoxin: MSVKKQFGSFDELLESSELPVLVDFYAPWCGPCQLMTGILDKVSEKMKDKVQIVKINTDNYPDLASQYKVYALPTLVLFKDGAPVDRVEGVIQADQLCDRLAVHA; the protein is encoded by the coding sequence ATGTCAGTAAAAAAGCAGTTTGGTAGTTTTGATGAGCTATTAGAAAGTTCAGAATTGCCTGTTCTGGTAGACTTTTATGCGCCTTGGTGCGGTCCTTGCCAATTGATGACAGGGATTTTGGACAAGGTTAGTGAAAAGATGAAAGACAAAGTTCAAATTGTCAAGATCAATACTGATAATTACCCCGATCTCGCCTCACAGTACAAAGTTTATGCTTTGCCAACATTAGTTCTATTTAAAGATGGAGCGCCTGTTGATCGCGTTGAGGGGGTAATTCAAGCCGATCAACTATGCGATCGCCTAGCTGTTCACGCGTAA
- the efp gene encoding elongation factor P: MISSNDFRPGVTIELDGEVWRVVEFLHVKPGKGSAFVRTTLKSAMTGKNLERTFRAGEMVPQAVLEKSSMQHTYKDGEDYVFMDMQSYEEANLTSAQIGSRVKYIKEGMEVNVVRWGDRVIDVELPNTVVLEVIETDPGLKGDTATGGSKAAKVETGASINVPLFVNIGDRIKIDTREDTYLGREN; encoded by the coding sequence ATGATCTCTAGTAACGATTTTCGACCCGGCGTAACAATTGAACTTGATGGCGAAGTCTGGCGTGTAGTTGAATTTTTACACGTAAAGCCAGGCAAAGGTTCGGCATTTGTCCGTACCACCCTAAAAAGCGCTATGACAGGTAAAAACCTAGAAAGAACTTTCAGAGCTGGGGAAATGGTTCCTCAAGCTGTTCTTGAAAAAAGCTCTATGCAGCATACCTATAAAGACGGAGAAGATTATGTCTTTATGGATATGCAAAGCTATGAAGAAGCTAATTTGACTTCGGCTCAGATCGGTAGTCGTGTCAAGTACATCAAAGAAGGCATGGAAGTCAATGTCGTGCGCTGGGGCGATCGCGTAATCGATGTGGAGTTGCCCAATACGGTTGTACTAGAAGTAATTGAAACTGATCCCGGACTAAAGGGTGATACGGCAACGGGTGGTAGCAAAGCTGCTAAGGTGGAAACTGGCGCATCGATCAATGTTCCGCTATTTGTGAATATTGGCGATCGCATTAAGATTGATACTCGGGAAGACACGTATTTGGGGCGTGAAAATTAG
- the accB gene encoding acetyl-CoA carboxylase biotin carboxyl carrier protein, translated as MEFSLDQVRELVTILNKTDITELTLESGDVRLSIRKSETRVSAIPVAMPTSAVISAVNSPAIEHTATSPVVHTTTVADSLPSKKLVEITSPMVGTFYRSPGPDEAPFVEIGDTVKKGHTVCIIEAMKLMNEIESESSGKIVEILVENTQPVEYGQVLMRIEAN; from the coding sequence GTGGAATTTAGCTTAGATCAAGTACGTGAATTAGTCACGATTCTAAATAAGACGGATATTACCGAACTGACGCTAGAATCAGGTGATGTCCGTCTGAGCATCCGTAAAAGCGAAACTAGAGTTTCGGCAATACCCGTTGCCATGCCAACATCTGCGGTCATCTCCGCCGTAAACTCGCCAGCGATCGAGCACACTGCTACAAGCCCTGTCGTGCATACCACCACAGTTGCTGACTCTCTTCCATCCAAAAAACTTGTTGAGATTACGTCACCGATGGTTGGTACGTTTTATCGTTCTCCAGGTCCTGACGAAGCTCCCTTTGTGGAGATTGGCGATACTGTCAAAAAAGGTCATACAGTTTGCATCATCGAAGCGATGAAGCTAATGAATGAGATCGAATCAGAATCTTCTGGCAAAATCGTCGAAATTTTAGTGGAAAATACTCAACCAGTTGAGTATGGTCAAGTTCTAATGCGAATCGAAGCAAATTAA
- a CDS encoding cyclic nucleotide-binding domain-containing protein, translating into MKKILLFFSELNNSDLDWFVQKGKKETIAPDRLLIREGQISEALYIVVSGSFSVAIESQDHKELARISEGEIVGEVSFIDTRPPLASVRSLEESIVLSIPRVQLLSKLQQDTNFSSRLYRAICLCLSDRLRGTVSRLGYGYDLDDLESHLGGFGQSMLSNLELAEAKFNWLIKNVRGS; encoded by the coding sequence GTGAAGAAAATTTTACTTTTCTTTAGCGAACTCAATAATAGTGACCTTGACTGGTTTGTCCAGAAAGGCAAAAAGGAAACAATTGCGCCCGATCGCTTATTAATTCGCGAAGGTCAGATCAGTGAAGCTCTGTACATTGTTGTGAGTGGTTCGTTTAGTGTTGCGATTGAGTCTCAAGATCATAAAGAGCTTGCCAGAATTTCTGAAGGAGAAATAGTTGGTGAAGTATCTTTTATCGACACTCGACCTCCCCTTGCTAGTGTGCGATCGCTAGAAGAAAGCATTGTACTGTCAATCCCAAGAGTGCAACTTTTGTCGAAACTACAACAGGATACAAATTTTTCGTCACGACTTTATCGCGCTATCTGCCTTTGCCTTTCTGATCGCCTACGTGGTACTGTGAGCCGCCTTGGATATGGCTATGATCTAGATGATTTAGAATCTCATTTAGGTGGGTTTGGTCAGTCTATGCTCAGTAACTTAGAATTAGCCGAAGCCAAGTTTAACTGGTTGATCAAAAATGTACGTGGTTCTTAG
- a CDS encoding glucose-6-phosphate isomerase, whose product MSSAVELWQRYQDWLYYHSELGLYVDISRIRFTPDFVTEIQPKFVKAFADMKALESGAIANPDEQRMVGHYWLRSPEIAPTEALSQDITETLDRIEDFTKKVHEGSIHPPQAAKFTDILSIGIGGSALGPQFVAQCFAKADVPLKISFIDNSDPDGIDLVLDLLGDRLSTTLVLVISKSGGTPEAANGMKEAEFAFKQAGLDFAKQAIAITGVGSALEKYAIANGWLDQFPMYDWIGGRTSELSAVGLLPAALQGIDIRELLRGASLMDAATRIEDVRQNPAALLAMSWYFTGNGKGEKDMVVLPYKDRLLLFSRYLQQLVMESLGKENDLDGNTVYQGIAVYGNKGSTDQHAYVQQLREGVPNFFATFIEVLQDSAKPHPEVEEGVVTGDYLLGFLQGTRSALYENGRDSITVTIPCVSELTVGALIALYERAVSFYASLVNINAYHQPGVEAGKKAGAKVLALQKKLVDALRASDVSLSLEEIASRIDALDEIESLYHIARHLHANCKILFEGDLSKPTTLKMMLIL is encoded by the coding sequence ATGAGTTCGGCTGTGGAACTGTGGCAACGTTATCAAGACTGGCTGTACTACCATTCAGAGTTAGGTCTTTACGTAGATATCAGTCGGATCAGGTTTACGCCAGACTTTGTGACAGAGATACAACCTAAGTTTGTCAAAGCTTTCGCAGATATGAAAGCATTAGAGTCAGGTGCGATCGCCAATCCCGATGAGCAACGTATGGTCGGACATTACTGGCTGCGCTCGCCTGAGATTGCCCCCACAGAAGCATTAAGTCAAGATATCACTGAGACTCTTGATCGCATCGAAGACTTTACCAAGAAGGTTCATGAAGGCAGCATCCACCCACCACAGGCTGCAAAGTTTACGGATATTCTGTCAATTGGTATCGGTGGTTCAGCATTAGGCCCCCAATTTGTCGCCCAATGCTTTGCGAAGGCGGATGTTCCCCTTAAAATCAGTTTCATCGACAACTCCGATCCCGATGGGATCGACTTAGTGCTTGACCTATTAGGCGATCGCCTCAGCACCACATTAGTATTGGTAATTTCTAAGTCTGGCGGTACTCCTGAAGCCGCCAATGGCATGAAAGAAGCCGAGTTTGCTTTTAAACAAGCAGGTTTAGATTTTGCGAAACAGGCGATCGCGATTACAGGTGTTGGTAGTGCGTTGGAGAAATACGCGATCGCTAATGGTTGGCTCGATCAGTTCCCCATGTATGACTGGATCGGTGGTCGAACCTCAGAACTATCGGCAGTTGGTTTATTGCCTGCGGCTCTGCAAGGCATTGATATTCGTGAATTGTTACGCGGTGCAAGTTTAATGGATGCAGCCACTCGCATTGAAGATGTTCGCCAAAACCCAGCGGCTCTTCTCGCGATGTCATGGTACTTTACGGGCAACGGTAAGGGCGAAAAAGACATGGTAGTTTTGCCCTACAAAGATCGGCTCCTGTTGTTTAGTCGCTATCTGCAACAACTGGTAATGGAATCTCTCGGTAAAGAGAATGATCTTGATGGCAATACGGTGTATCAGGGTATCGCTGTTTACGGTAATAAAGGATCTACGGATCAACATGCCTATGTACAACAACTGCGGGAAGGCGTTCCTAACTTTTTTGCAACTTTCATCGAAGTTTTACAGGACTCAGCTAAGCCTCATCCCGAAGTAGAAGAAGGTGTTGTCACGGGCGATTATTTGTTAGGGTTCTTGCAAGGTACACGTAGCGCTCTCTATGAAAATGGTAGGGACTCAATTACAGTGACGATCCCTTGTGTTTCTGAACTTACAGTTGGCGCATTGATTGCGCTATATGAACGTGCTGTGAGCTTTTATGCTTCGTTGGTGAATATCAATGCTTATCATCAACCAGGTGTTGAGGCTGGCAAAAAAGCTGGAGCAAAGGTACTTGCTTTACAAAAGAAACTTGTTGATGCTTTAAGAGCATCAGATGTGTCTCTCTCCCTAGAAGAAATTGCGAGCAGAATAGATGCTTTAGATGAGATTGAGTCTCTATATCACATTGCGCGTCATCTTCATGCCAATTGCAAAATTCTATTTGAAGGAGACCTATCAAAACCAACAACTTTAAAAATGATGTTGATCTTGTAA
- the hpf gene encoding ribosome hibernation-promoting factor, HPF/YfiA family yields MKLVIQGKNIEVTEAIREYVEQKIDKAVSHFQALTTEVDVHLSVARNPRIASSQSAEVTVYANGSVIRAEEKSENLYASIDLVADKIARKLRKFKERKSDRAAAKTSIAVIEQPPVPLPNDNRVVELPTQVVRNKYFAMPALSVDEALERLELIDHDFYVFRNADTGEINVVYERNHGGYGVIQPHDVKKH; encoded by the coding sequence ATGAAACTTGTAATTCAAGGCAAGAATATTGAAGTCACGGAAGCCATCCGCGAATATGTTGAGCAAAAGATCGACAAAGCGGTGAGCCATTTCCAAGCATTAACCACAGAGGTAGATGTGCATCTATCTGTGGCTCGCAATCCTCGCATTGCTTCGAGCCAATCGGCTGAGGTAACTGTCTATGCAAACGGATCTGTGATCCGTGCCGAGGAAAAGAGCGAGAATTTGTATGCAAGTATCGACCTAGTTGCTGACAAAATTGCTCGTAAGTTGCGGAAATTTAAAGAACGCAAGAGCGATCGCGCTGCTGCGAAAACTAGTATCGCTGTTATTGAGCAACCACCAGTGCCTCTGCCAAACGACAATCGTGTGGTTGAGTTGCCTACTCAAGTGGTGCGAAATAAATACTTCGCTATGCCTGCTTTGTCTGTGGATGAGGCTCTGGAACGGTTGGAGTTAATTGATCATGATTTCTATGTTTTTCGCAATGCTGATACGGGGGAAATCAATGTGGTTTATGAACGTAATCATGGCGGTTATGGTGTGATCCAGCCCCATGATGTCAAGAAACATTAG
- the queF gene encoding preQ(1) synthase, whose amino-acid sequence MTVKYGEQAIAEATLTTFPNPRIGRDYNIQITLPEFTSKCPFSGYPDFATIYISYTPNLVLVELKAIKLYINSYRDLFISHEEAVNQILDDFVKAGDPLRINVKGDFTPRGNVHTVVEVNYSKPQETI is encoded by the coding sequence ATGACTGTTAAGTACGGCGAACAAGCGATCGCAGAAGCAACCCTCACTACTTTTCCGAACCCACGCATCGGCAGAGATTACAACATTCAGATTACCCTTCCTGAATTTACGAGTAAATGTCCATTCTCAGGCTATCCCGACTTTGCCACAATCTATATTTCCTATACACCTAACCTTGTGCTGGTGGAACTCAAGGCAATTAAGCTGTATATCAATAGCTACCGCGATCTCTTTATTTCCCATGAAGAGGCGGTCAATCAAATTCTGGATGATTTTGTAAAGGCTGGAGATCCCCTCAGAATTAATGTCAAAGGTGATTTTACGCCTCGTGGGAATGTGCATACAGTGGTGGAAGTAAATTATTCCAAACCTCAAGAAACCATCTAG
- a CDS encoding ExbD/TolR family protein, producing MKIQKKYQSSANAEINLTALLDVVFSILAFFILLSAALTVPSRVGIDLPISDRSSQGDTNAGDLQPADVFIITLDPAGQMLKDGKLIPPQQLAQEINGFLGSSTRGMVVLSADDSTVSYQIVISRLAELRAIAGNRVAIATSRS from the coding sequence ATGAAAATTCAAAAAAAATACCAATCATCGGCTAATGCTGAAATCAATCTAACTGCTTTGTTAGATGTGGTGTTTTCAATTCTGGCGTTTTTTATCTTGTTGTCAGCCGCCTTGACTGTGCCAAGTCGGGTTGGTATTGATTTACCAATTAGCGATCGCAGCAGTCAGGGTGACACAAACGCAGGCGATCTTCAGCCAGCAGATGTTTTCATCATCACTCTTGATCCTGCAGGACAAATGTTAAAGGATGGAAAATTGATTCCACCTCAACAGTTAGCTCAGGAGATCAATGGTTTCCTAGGCTCCTCTACACGAGGTATGGTCGTACTGAGTGCCGATGATTCAACTGTCTCCTATCAAATTGTCATTAGCCGTCTGGCAGAGTTAAGGGCTATTGCGGGTAATCGAGTGGCGATCGCCACGTCCCGATCTTGA
- a CDS encoding energy transducer TonB: protein MLPTEPKSEITVIQTEQPMLNSKNTVVANNPMRQFANKVGGLIMKYPFGVLVLSSLGIHAAFALVAPNPLKKPEPREVVVSTLPVVKLPPKTLTTNSKTNKSLIDNLFVKSAPKTNSPLNPFPDISSSSPLTTLDLDSFSNFEDLPPVADPFSVPPLPDDIDKPQFVKPKSPVPTPPKNPPTQPRFNQSEQIDNTSPPPVKQTDNIKPEYQNGGLKKDVTSPPATTKKSANGEDANSTRNLQGAVAANSSNSDRPEKEIGNISALYTTDKQIIDLLSKNLIRNTQIAPADALISNPDLNREKGVTWIPPKVANTSGKSGSVTFMWLVDPSGEVQTRFLKSSGIKELDDIARETVKDYKFKPIEDPQSGKYRLVTAKYDFP, encoded by the coding sequence ATGTTGCCGACTGAACCGAAGAGTGAAATAACTGTAATTCAAACAGAGCAACCCATGTTGAACTCTAAAAATACAGTTGTGGCAAATAATCCGATGCGTCAATTTGCGAATAAAGTAGGCGGTCTAATCATGAAGTACCCATTTGGGGTACTTGTGTTGAGTTCTCTCGGCATCCATGCAGCCTTTGCCTTGGTCGCACCAAATCCACTCAAAAAACCAGAACCTCGTGAAGTTGTCGTCTCAACGCTTCCAGTAGTCAAGTTACCTCCCAAGACATTAACTACTAACTCAAAGACAAATAAATCACTCATTGATAATTTATTTGTCAAATCTGCACCCAAAACTAACTCACCCCTGAATCCATTTCCCGATATATCTAGCAGTAGCCCATTAACTACCTTAGACTTAGATAGCTTCAGTAATTTTGAGGATTTACCACCAGTTGCTGATCCGTTTTCAGTTCCTCCATTACCCGACGACATTGATAAACCACAGTTTGTAAAACCGAAAAGTCCTGTACCGACACCACCCAAAAATCCCCCTACTCAGCCGCGCTTTAACCAGTCTGAGCAGATTGATAACACTAGCCCGCCGCCTGTTAAGCAAACAGATAATATCAAGCCTGAGTATCAAAATGGTGGTCTTAAAAAGGATGTAACCTCACCTCCTGCGACAACTAAAAAATCTGCCAATGGTGAAGATGCCAATAGCACAAGAAATTTACAAGGAGCCGTAGCTGCTAACTCTTCTAATAGCGATCGCCCTGAAAAAGAAATTGGTAATATTTCGGCACTCTATACTACTGACAAGCAAATCATTGATTTATTGTCTAAAAATTTAATTAGGAATACTCAAATTGCCCCTGCGGATGCCTTGATATCTAATCCTGATCTCAATCGAGAAAAAGGTGTGACTTGGATTCCTCCAAAAGTAGCTAATACTTCTGGGAAAAGTGGCTCCGTCACATTTATGTGGCTTGTTGATCCTAGTGGTGAAGTCCAAACTAGGTTTTTAAAGTCTAGTGGGATTAAGGAGTTAGATGATATTGCTAGAGAAACGGTTAAAGACTACAAATTTAAACCAATTGAAGATCCTCAAAGTGGTAAGTATCGTCTTGTGACAGCTAAATATGATTTTCCTTAG
- a CDS encoding DUF1176 domain-containing protein produces MLQNRLGLTAAMVSLIFLGCTNQETPNSLAPSPNSSQSTTTITTTNTSKTVTPSPDANPQKPVAASSKASTKAIGIGDIKELEGDIICGKTRVIYAYGETSNYRVYICADSKEPNRPRYYISRNKDGSGGLDLEATNYNPQKDGAIEFNNEGYIYTLESPTTQNPEPVLRVTFPNQKLTEEKLLRYLTRSNKSNSSATNPPSDPLQYVLQNRESLGVCKDNFRAEDGKNGMGSKAFKISDKKYLVQIQCFLAAYQGNFEYVLWIDESPTPRAIPLEFDSFQEPKEGEKPKRITDRSIAGLPRFNVRSQTLTNFTKFRGVGDCGSSALYKLEGDRMVLQEYRAKYACDGNYVQDFPIIYP; encoded by the coding sequence ATGTTGCAAAATCGACTTGGCTTAACGGCAGCAATGGTTAGTCTGATATTTTTGGGATGTACCAATCAGGAAACCCCAAACTCATTAGCCCCATCCCCCAATAGTTCGCAGTCCACAACCACAATCACCACAACAAACACTTCTAAAACAGTGACTCCATCTCCTGATGCGAATCCCCAAAAGCCTGTTGCTGCCTCCTCAAAAGCCTCCACAAAAGCGATCGGCATTGGCGACATCAAAGAACTTGAAGGCGATATCATCTGTGGCAAAACAAGAGTGATTTATGCCTACGGAGAAACCTCCAATTATCGCGTTTATATTTGTGCCGACTCTAAGGAACCTAATCGCCCACGCTATTACATCAGCCGCAATAAAGATGGTAGCGGTGGTTTGGACTTAGAAGCAACCAATTATAATCCTCAAAAAGATGGGGCAATCGAGTTTAACAATGAAGGATATATATATACTCTCGAATCACCTACCACTCAAAATCCTGAACCTGTATTACGGGTGACTTTTCCGAATCAAAAATTAACAGAAGAAAAGTTACTACGATATCTTACAAGATCTAACAAATCTAACTCTTCGGCAACAAATCCCCCTTCTGATCCGTTGCAATATGTACTCCAAAACCGTGAAAGTTTGGGGGTTTGCAAGGATAACTTCCGTGCCGAAGATGGAAAAAATGGCATGGGTTCAAAGGCATTCAAAATCTCTGATAAAAAGTATTTAGTCCAAATTCAGTGTTTCCTAGCTGCTTATCAAGGTAACTTTGAATATGTTCTATGGATCGATGAGTCTCCAACCCCCCGTGCGATCCCTCTCGAATTTGATAGTTTCCAAGAGCCAAAAGAAGGCGAAAAGCCTAAACGGATTACCGATCGCTCGATCGCTGGTTTGCCAAGATTTAATGTGCGATCGCAGACTTTAACCAATTTCACCAAGTTTCGAGGGGTTGGTGATTGTGGCTCATCGGCTCTTTATAAATTAGAAGGCGATCGCATGGTTTTACAAGAATATCGTGCTAAATATGCCTGTGATGGCAATTATGTGCAAGATTTTCCGATTATCTATCCCTAA
- a CDS encoding C40 family peptidase, producing the protein MIYRSLADINIYDSPQLDRLATQMAKGRYLEVLSSEPSFLKIQLLEDNYTGLLDRQDVEKLELSDRQSFIDNLPPALSASEIRDRLPDVITFIRQAMATPNEYLWGGTVAPNYDCSGLMQAAFASVGISIPRDAYQQEAFAEAVTLEEMQIGDLIFFGNPTKATHVGIYIGNDEYIHSSGKEHGHNGIEISQLAGLDPVSQWYAKQLRGTARIA; encoded by the coding sequence ATGATTTATCGCAGTTTGGCTGATATTAATATTTATGATTCACCCCAACTCGATCGCCTTGCGACGCAGATGGCAAAGGGTAGATATCTAGAAGTACTATCATCTGAGCCAAGTTTTCTAAAAATTCAATTACTAGAAGATAACTATACGGGCTTACTTGATCGTCAAGATGTTGAGAAGTTAGAACTAAGCGATCGCCAAAGTTTTATCGATAATTTACCGCCCGCTTTAAGTGCTAGCGAAATACGCGATCGCCTTCCCGATGTCATCACTTTTATCCGACAAGCAATGGCAACACCCAATGAGTATTTGTGGGGTGGGACAGTTGCCCCCAATTATGATTGTTCAGGATTGATGCAAGCAGCTTTTGCTTCGGTTGGTATTTCGATTCCGCGTGATGCTTATCAACAAGAAGCATTTGCAGAAGCAGTAACTTTAGAGGAAATGCAAATCGGTGATTTAATCTTTTTCGGGAATCCGACAAAGGCAACTCATGTTGGTATCTATATCGGTAATGATGAATATATTCATAGTTCAGGAAAAGAGCATGGACATAATGGAATTGAGATTAGTCAACTAGCAGGATTAGATCCAGTTTCCCAATGGTATGCCAAGCAATTACGTGGGACAGCTAGAATTGCATAG
- a CDS encoding type II toxin-antitoxin system PemK/MazF family toxin: protein MPPKNIKRGDVVLVVFPNSNLTTAKTRPAIIVQADNLQTGLPQIVVAMITSRMIRSIHPSRVLVMLNTIAGKQSGLLTDSVVMTDNLTTITTSAIHNVIGSLPTTEIDQALRHTLGI, encoded by the coding sequence ATGCCGCCAAAAAACATTAAACGTGGAGATGTTGTTCTTGTAGTTTTCCCCAACTCAAATTTGACTACAGCTAAAACAAGACCAGCAATAATTGTCCAAGCTGATAACTTGCAAACAGGACTGCCACAAATAGTGGTGGCGATGATTACGAGTCGGATGATCAGGAGTATTCATCCTAGTCGAGTCTTGGTAATGTTGAACACGATCGCAGGAAAACAATCAGGTTTGCTCACTGACTCAGTGGTAATGACCGATAACCTGACAACGATCACGACTTCCGCAATTCACAATGTAATCGGCTCACTGCCAACGACTGAAATTGATCAAGCTTTGAGACATACCCTTGGGATCTAG
- a CDS encoding RNA polymerase sigma factor — MQLPPLPEIHHPKIQALFQKSDRELVTLFQRHPEEGQYFAAIFCRYGQVLYTLIGTATRSPVQSDYLFVKTWEYIYHEMRVLDLRANKPHLSLQSWLINIAAMMINRAEVPPVEDIQYSLKDTPPVFWCYLNQALNQMAGNLRLILLLSQTFQWSHTRIAAYLHAEGENISASDVKQLLVKAYHALEEALPEDIRDIYLAQNAVTA; from the coding sequence GTGCAGCTTCCCCCCCTTCCCGAAATTCATCACCCTAAGATTCAGGCGCTTTTCCAGAAGAGCGATCGCGAACTCGTGACGCTATTTCAAAGACATCCTGAAGAGGGTCAATATTTTGCAGCGATTTTTTGTCGCTATGGACAGGTGCTATATACCTTAATCGGTACAGCAACGCGATCTCCAGTGCAGTCAGACTACTTATTTGTAAAGACTTGGGAATATATCTACCACGAGATGCGAGTGCTAGACTTGCGGGCTAACAAACCGCATCTATCTTTGCAAAGTTGGCTGATTAATATTGCCGCGATGATGATCAATCGTGCCGAAGTCCCACCCGTTGAAGACATTCAATATTCTCTCAAAGATACACCGCCCGTATTTTGGTGCTACCTTAATCAAGCGTTAAATCAAATGGCTGGTAACCTACGTCTGATACTATTGTTGTCTCAAACTTTTCAATGGAGCCATACGCGCATCGCAGCTTACTTACATGCTGAAGGCGAAAACATCTCTGCTAGTGATGTTAAGCAGCTTCTAGTCAAGGCTTATCACGCCTTAGAAGAGGCCCTTCCCGAAGATATCCGAGACATTTACCTAGCTCAAAACGCTGTTACTGCCTGA
- a CDS encoding SPOR domain-containing protein translates to MQTLSPTISPTISKTSNQRVTNSETDLLPAIAQSSGLQTALAGLDASLNDELDRYRHWQANGQTISYLNPFRPRAVSTQSIWTSPSLSDALSPIAPIVDPTTNGDRRTIQMPVMPPIGSGASTNSSINISTAELHNFQGLEALQSLENLYDAGVEPDLPYAQDMNGYGEATSGSLNSPTMAKIPTPDDDDILQSFANDYADHYQESVDQESAYPIPNAPPEKSALRSLMNPVGIISLLLLLCSSAAIGYLMVDPSGVMKIFKPETKPKAAQTDGKNADLGSDINLQNQQKANDTGISFVPFAGDKPELASKAPANPAIAPKNPLANPSTKPSSLFAPNSAFVPTTPLRTVPSTSLPPISVAPLPPALAPAPVERSYTPPVSRRNYESAPAPARSSRAPAPRPATSRATPAPAPAPSTARATSPTSATAPTPTSVSRANTNSVAPTTVYVTPRPNTAVKYAAPISSAPAPAVSAPVSSYRVVVENSYAASAQQIERDAYVRPSDGRVQIGSYRDPNAAQQRIEQLRRQGIPARIE, encoded by the coding sequence ATGCAAACATTGAGTCCCACCATCTCTCCAACGATTTCTAAAACAAGCAACCAAAGAGTCACTAATTCAGAGACTGATCTTTTGCCTGCGATCGCTCAGTCTTCAGGCTTGCAAACAGCGTTGGCTGGTTTGGATGCGAGCCTCAATGATGAGCTAGATCGTTATCGCCATTGGCAAGCCAATGGTCAGACTATTTCCTACCTCAATCCCTTTAGACCCCGTGCTGTCTCGACTCAATCGATTTGGACTTCACCAAGTTTATCCGATGCACTCTCCCCGATCGCTCCAATTGTTGATCCAACGACTAATGGCGATCGACGGACGATCCAAATGCCTGTAATGCCACCTATAGGCTCAGGAGCATCTACAAATTCATCAATCAATATATCTACTGCTGAGTTACATAACTTCCAAGGGCTAGAAGCTCTCCAGAGTCTTGAGAATTTGTATGATGCTGGTGTAGAGCCAGATTTACCCTATGCTCAAGACATGAATGGCTATGGTGAAGCCACGAGCGGTAGTCTGAATTCGCCGACAATGGCAAAAATACCTACCCCTGACGATGATGACATTCTCCAAAGTTTTGCCAATGATTATGCAGATCACTATCAGGAATCCGTTGATCAAGAGTCTGCTTATCCGATTCCTAATGCACCACCTGAAAAGAGTGCCTTACGCAGTTTAATGAATCCCGTGGGGATTATTTCACTGTTGTTATTGCTCTGCTCTAGTGCCGCGATCGGCTATCTGATGGTTGACCCATCGGGTGTAATGAAGATTTTTAAACCTGAAACAAAACCAAAAGCAGCTCAAACCGATGGCAAAAATGCAGATTTAGGCAGCGATATTAACTTGCAAAATCAGCAGAAAGCCAATGATACAGGCATATCTTTTGTCCCTTTTGCTGGCGATAAGCCTGAATTAGCTAGCAAAGCCCCAGCCAATCCTGCGATCGCTCCCAAAAATCCCTTAGCTAACCCATCAACGAAGCCATCAAGTTTGTTCGCTCCAAATAGTGCCTTTGTGCCAACTACACCCTTGCGAACCGTGCCGTCAACTTCGTTACCGCCCATTTCCGTTGCGCCACTACCACCCGCATTAGCTCCAGCACCCGTAGAACGTAGCTATACTCCACCTGTAAGTAGAAGGAATTACGAATCGGCTCCTGCTCCTGCAAGATCCTCTAGAGCGCCTGCTCCACGACCTGCGACTAGTAGGGCTACTCCTGCTCCTGCTCCTGCTCCTAGTACAGCTAGAGCAACTTCTCCAACATCTGCCACAGCACCTACCCCAACATCCGTAAGTCGTGCTAACACAAATTCTGTCGCGCCCACGACTGTGTATGTTACCCCACGCCCAAATACTGCGGTCAAGTATGCTGCTCCCATATCATCGGCTCCAGCCCCCGCAGTTTCCGCACCAGTTAGTAGCTATCGTGTAGTTGTGGAAAATAGCTATGCAGCTAGCGCTCAGCAAATTGAACGGGATGCTTATGTGCGCCCTAGTGACGGACGAGTGCAGATTGGCTCTTATCGAGATCCTAATGCGGCTCAGCAACGGATTGAGCAGTTGCGTCGTCAAGGTATTCCAGCCAGAATTGAATAA